The following proteins are encoded in a genomic region of Kosakonia oryzae:
- a CDS encoding glycosyltransferase — MNECALVSIVIPTYKPEFFATTLASALNQSWPNCEVIIYDDSNDDTIRLTCERYALTTKTPIYYTKNSVRLWEEGNVLAGVRQARGKYIKFLYDDDILFEHAITRLVAALESSPGNSMASARRVRVDENGTPLVDIAATAFPFAADVILDGPDVVKFFADHPVNFIGEPSSVLCYREDLISFGDDLFTLLGENLYFLTDMTLYLKLLRLGNLAFVAETLSAFRVSENQSSQLVHTGKYGDVINRTYTRMPQIVRELGWYSGNKEENEKVKVAPMHGEQRFQTENLLHALHNSLQISVRRFYSNKINKWLDERRLQPQFRPLVEAFQQARNTQQTLTVFISQYGHHPDAVTSTLQSLQRYAGFGLTLNAVIIAEQSTDLPAPTLIARHDKQIEIVNQYIASQPSDWVMFMDAGEVLLESGMLMFDLALDGASGCDAIYGDEFYTQNGEIVTTAMRPDFNLDLLLSYPAEMARHWIFRREALLAAGGFNPAYPQAWQFEFIVRLIEQKGMGFAGHLPEPFVIGHPPVQATQPEEQAILTRHLHNRGYAQGTVVATHPGLYALRYNHQQQPLVSIIIPTKDQLPILSTCVTSLLEKTRYRNYELLIVDNNSETPEALQWLEGISTIDPQRIRVLRYPHPFNYSAINNMAAREARGEYLVLLNNDTAVISENWLDHMLNHGLRPEVGITGAKLLYPDGKVQHAGVVLGLRGPADHPFIGSENNRAGYMNRLLVDQNYNVVTAACLLIRKSVYEQVGGLDEENFTVSYNDVDLCLKVREAGYLTVWTPHALVMHEGSVSQKKVDKTVQEKKRQRFMAEQDAMYAKWMPLIANDPAYNPNLSLDGAGFQFEASSNKSWQPLHWKPLPRLIAFPLQSQPGSRLRLDAPLALLNNAGVVEGQINYHPSTYTDISRFAPDALIVHRQISDGAQEWLRRLPQAASVFKIFDLDCWLPGLPVNAEERNDLPQDIFAALRGTLAHVDRLIVASDQLAEQCAGLHRDIRVMPTRLSPQQWSGLSSQRGVGKKPRIGWCGTAANTGDLELIHKLVSQLADRVEWVFYGYCPPSLQEWVSELHAPVHPQHFAKKLASLNLDLAVEPLADTPWNRALSPVRLLEYGACGVPVICSDIISTQCIAGVTRVENRARSWREAIENHLLDAAAAAQLGDNLRLYVLENGMWNGESLLRQAQLWLPD, encoded by the coding sequence ATGAACGAATGCGCTTTGGTGAGTATCGTTATCCCGACTTACAAGCCCGAATTCTTCGCGACAACACTCGCCAGTGCATTGAATCAGAGCTGGCCAAATTGCGAAGTCATTATTTATGACGACAGCAACGACGACACCATTCGTCTCACCTGCGAGCGTTATGCATTAACCACCAAAACGCCTATCTATTACACCAAAAACAGCGTCCGTTTATGGGAAGAAGGCAACGTGCTGGCTGGCGTGCGTCAGGCCCGCGGTAAGTACATTAAGTTTCTCTACGATGATGACATTCTGTTCGAACACGCTATCACCCGGCTCGTCGCGGCGCTGGAATCTTCCCCCGGCAACAGCATGGCTTCCGCACGCCGTGTTCGCGTGGATGAAAATGGCACCCCGCTGGTCGATATCGCGGCGACCGCCTTTCCTTTTGCCGCCGATGTGATTCTGGATGGCCCGGACGTGGTGAAGTTTTTCGCCGATCATCCGGTCAACTTTATCGGCGAGCCCAGCTCCGTGCTGTGCTATCGCGAAGATCTGATCTCCTTCGGTGATGACCTCTTTACCCTGCTTGGCGAGAACCTCTACTTCCTGACCGATATGACGCTGTATCTGAAGTTACTGCGCCTCGGCAATCTGGCCTTTGTCGCTGAAACGCTCTCGGCTTTCCGCGTCTCAGAGAACCAGAGTAGTCAACTCGTGCATACCGGGAAATATGGCGATGTCATTAACAGAACCTATACCCGAATGCCGCAAATTGTCAGAGAACTGGGCTGGTACAGCGGTAATAAAGAAGAGAATGAAAAGGTCAAAGTTGCACCGATGCACGGTGAGCAACGTTTCCAGACGGAAAACCTGCTGCATGCGCTGCATAACTCGCTGCAAATCTCCGTGCGCCGGTTCTACAGCAACAAGATCAACAAATGGCTCGACGAACGCCGCCTGCAACCACAGTTCCGGCCGCTGGTGGAAGCTTTCCAGCAGGCGCGCAACACGCAGCAAACGTTAACCGTTTTTATCTCGCAGTACGGACATCATCCTGATGCTGTCACGTCAACTCTGCAAAGCCTGCAGCGCTACGCCGGGTTTGGGCTGACGCTGAATGCAGTGATCATCGCGGAGCAAAGCACCGATCTCCCTGCGCCGACGCTTATCGCACGGCACGATAAGCAGATTGAGATCGTCAATCAGTACATCGCCAGCCAGCCGTCTGACTGGGTGATGTTCATGGACGCCGGTGAAGTGCTGCTGGAAAGCGGCATGCTGATGTTCGATCTGGCGCTGGATGGCGCCTCTGGCTGCGATGCAATTTATGGCGATGAGTTCTACACGCAGAATGGCGAAATTGTCACCACCGCGATGCGCCCGGATTTCAACCTCGATTTACTGCTCAGCTACCCGGCAGAGATGGCCCGCCACTGGATTTTCCGCCGTGAAGCGCTTCTGGCCGCAGGCGGATTTAACCCGGCGTATCCGCAGGCCTGGCAGTTTGAGTTTATTGTTCGTCTGATTGAACAAAAAGGAATGGGTTTTGCGGGTCATCTGCCGGAACCGTTTGTGATTGGTCATCCGCCGGTGCAGGCCACCCAGCCGGAAGAACAGGCGATTTTGACCCGGCATCTGCATAATCGCGGTTATGCTCAGGGTACGGTAGTGGCTACGCATCCGGGGCTATATGCCCTGCGTTATAACCATCAACAACAACCGCTGGTGTCGATTATTATCCCGACCAAAGATCAGCTTCCTATTCTCAGCACCTGCGTCACCAGCCTGCTGGAGAAGACGCGCTACCGGAACTATGAACTGCTGATTGTTGATAACAACAGTGAGACGCCGGAAGCGTTGCAGTGGCTGGAGGGGATCTCGACTATCGATCCGCAACGCATTCGCGTACTGCGCTATCCGCATCCGTTTAACTATTCCGCTATCAACAATATGGCCGCACGGGAAGCGCGTGGTGAATATCTGGTATTGCTGAATAACGATACGGCAGTGATCAGCGAAAACTGGCTGGATCATATGCTGAATCATGGGTTACGCCCGGAAGTGGGGATCACCGGCGCGAAGCTGCTCTACCCGGACGGTAAAGTCCAGCATGCGGGTGTGGTGCTGGGGCTGCGAGGCCCGGCAGATCACCCCTTTATCGGCAGCGAAAACAACCGCGCCGGTTATATGAATCGTCTGCTGGTTGACCAGAATTACAACGTGGTCACCGCCGCGTGTCTGCTGATCCGCAAATCGGTCTATGAACAGGTCGGCGGGCTCGATGAAGAGAACTTCACCGTCTCCTATAACGATGTCGATCTGTGCCTGAAGGTGCGTGAAGCGGGCTATCTGACGGTGTGGACGCCGCATGCTCTCGTCATGCACGAAGGCAGCGTCAGCCAGAAGAAGGTCGATAAGACCGTGCAGGAGAAAAAACGCCAGCGCTTTATGGCCGAGCAGGACGCCATGTATGCCAAATGGATGCCGCTTATCGCCAACGATCCGGCCTATAACCCAAATCTGTCGCTCGATGGCGCGGGATTCCAGTTTGAAGCCAGCAGTAATAAAAGCTGGCAGCCGCTGCACTGGAAGCCGCTGCCACGTTTGATCGCGTTTCCGTTACAAAGCCAGCCCGGCAGCCGGTTACGCCTGGATGCACCGTTAGCATTACTGAATAATGCGGGCGTTGTCGAAGGGCAAATTAATTATCACCCCAGCACCTATACCGATATCAGTCGCTTTGCGCCGGATGCACTGATCGTCCATCGACAAATCAGCGACGGTGCGCAGGAGTGGTTGCGTCGTCTGCCGCAGGCAGCATCGGTGTTTAAAATCTTCGATCTGGATTGTTGGTTGCCTGGCTTACCGGTCAATGCCGAGGAGCGTAACGATCTGCCGCAGGATATTTTCGCTGCGCTGCGCGGTACGCTGGCGCATGTGGATCGTCTGATCGTCGCCAGCGATCAACTGGCCGAACAGTGCGCGGGCTTGCACAGAGATATCCGCGTAATGCCGACGCGGCTTTCGCCGCAGCAATGGTCGGGGTTATCCAGCCAGCGTGGCGTGGGTAAGAAACCGCGCATCGGCTGGTGCGGAACCGCGGCGAATACCGGCGATCTGGAGCTGATTCATAAGCTGGTCAGCCAGTTAGCCGATCGGGTTGAATGGGTGTTTTATGGCTACTGCCCGCCTTCCCTTCAGGAGTGGGTCAGCGAATTACATGCCCCGGTTCACCCGCAGCATTTTGCGAAAAAACTGGCCAGCCTGAATCTCGATCTCGCCGTGGAACCCCTGGCTGATACGCCATGGAACCGGGCACTTAGCCCGGTACGCCTGCTCGAATATGGTGCCTGCGGCGTGCCGGTGATTTGCAGCGATATCATCAGCACACAATGCATTGCTGGCGTGACGCGCGTCGAAAATCGCGCGAGAAGCTGGCGCGAAGCGATTGAAAACCACCTGCTTGATGCGGCGGCAGCGGCACAACTTGGCGATAATTTGCGCCTGTACGTGCTGGAAAACGGTATGTGGAACGGTGAAAGCCTGCTGCGCCAGGCGCAACTCTGGTTGCCGGATTAA